In Vidua chalybeata isolate OUT-0048 chromosome 5, bVidCha1 merged haplotype, whole genome shotgun sequence, one genomic interval encodes:
- the TMBIM4 gene encoding protein lifeguard 4 produces the protein MAAEQRYPRSSIEDDFNYGSNVASASVHIRMAFLRKVYSILSVQVLLTTVTSAIFLYSTGLQAFVHERPALLLISAFGSLAVIVALTLYRHQHPVNLYLLFGFTLLEALTVAITVSFYDVSIVLQAFILTTAVFLGLTAYTLQSKRDFSKFGAGLFACLWILIFSSFLRLFFYSETIELVFAAAGALLFCGFIIYDTHLLMHKLSPEEYILAAINLYLDIINLFLHLLRFLEAFNKK, from the exons aTGGCGGCGGAGCAGCGCTACCCGCGGAGCTCCATCGAGGATGACTTCAACTATGGCAGCAACGTGGCCTCGGCCAGCGTCCACATCCGCATGG CGTTTCTGCGAAAGGTCTACAGCATTCTTTCTGTTCAAGTTCTATTGACCACAGTCACATCTGCAATTTTCCTATACTCTACTGGATTGCAGGCATTTGTTCATGAGAG ACCTGccttgcttttaatttctgcGTTTGGATCTCTGGCTGTAATCGTGGCACTGACCCTCTACAGACACCAGCACCCTGTTAATTTATACCTGCTGTTTGGATTT ACACTACTGGAAGCACTGACAGTTGCCATTACAG TGAGTTTCTATGATGTCTCCATCGTCTTGCAAGCCTTTATTCTTACTACTGCTGTATTCCTTGGATTGACTGCATATACCTTGCAGTCAAAGAGAGACTTCAGCAAATTTGGAGCAGG cctcTTCGCTTGTTTGTGGATTTTAATCTTCTCAAGTTTCTTGAGG CTGTTTTTCTATAGTGAGACGATAGAGTtggtgtttgctgctgctggagctcttcTGTTCTGtggatttattatttatgaCACTCATTTGCTGATGCACAAGTTGTCCCCTGAAGAGTACATACTGGCTGCAATCAATCTCTACTTGGACATCATAAATCTGTTCTTACACCTGCTGCGTTTTCTGGaggcatttaataaaaaatag
- the LLPH gene encoding protein LLP homolog, with the protein MAKSLRSKWRRKMRAEKRKKNAPKELERLKKILGTKADVIMEEVKEVATVLPPEKVLEQRDDCKMELDNKRNKKTLLDQHGQYPIWMNSRQKKKLKAQRVKGKKKSKLAKGLVW; encoded by the exons ATGGCGAAGAGCCTGAGGAGCAAATGGAGGAGGAAGATGCGGGcggagaagaggaagaagaacgCGCCTAAGGAGCTGGAGAGGCTGAAGAAGATCCTGGGAACCAAAGCAGATGTCATCATGGAGGAGGTCAAGGAGGTGGCGACCGTGCTGCCCCCCGAGAAAGTCCTGGAGCAGAGAG ATGACTGCAAAATGGAGCTGGATAATAAACGAAACAAAAAAACTCTTCTAGACCAGCATGGACAGTACCCAATATGGATGAATTCCaggcaaaaaaagaagcttAAGGCTCAGCgtgttaaagggaaaaaaaaatcaaaattggCCAAAGGCCTCGTTTGGTAA